Proteins encoded within one genomic window of Gloeobacter kilaueensis JS1:
- a CDS encoding Uma2 family endonuclease has product MVVSKESIIYPDSDGRPMSDNTEQFRWIVYIKEGLEWLFADLPDVFVAGDLLWYPIEGANKLRQAPDVLVAFGRPKGRRGSYKQWLEDNIPPQVVFEVLSPGNTLPEMTRKFQFYERYGVEEYYLYDPDRQILDGFVRRGDNLEGLDTVQDWLSPRLGIRLGLRPTGELEIRRPDGVAFESYEDLARRAQQAERRAELLAERLRALGIDPEEVR; this is encoded by the coding sequence GTGGTCGTCTCCAAAGAATCGATCATCTACCCCGACTCCGACGGCAGACCAATGTCGGACAATACCGAGCAGTTTCGCTGGATCGTCTACATCAAAGAAGGTCTGGAATGGCTGTTTGCGGACCTTCCGGATGTCTTCGTTGCCGGGGATCTGCTCTGGTACCCGATCGAGGGGGCCAACAAACTCCGTCAGGCTCCCGATGTCTTAGTGGCGTTCGGTCGCCCGAAGGGCCGTCGGGGCAGCTACAAGCAGTGGCTGGAGGACAATATCCCGCCCCAGGTGGTCTTCGAGGTGCTTTCCCCCGGTAATACTCTGCCTGAGATGACCCGCAAGTTCCAGTTCTACGAGCGCTACGGCGTCGAAGAGTATTATCTCTACGACCCGGATCGGCAAATATTAGATGGCTTTGTCCGCCGGGGCGATAACCTCGAAGGGCTGGATACGGTCCAGGACTGGTTGAGCCCCCGCCTCGGTATTCGCCTGGGCCTGCGGCCCACTGGAGAATTAGAGATCCGGCGGCCAGACGGGGTAGCTTTCGAGAGCTACGAAGATCTAGCAAGGCGTGCGCAGCAGGCCGAGCGGCGGGCCGAGCTTCTGGCTGAGCGGTTGCGCGCTCTGGGCATCGATCCGGAGGAGGTGCGGTGA
- the tsaD gene encoding tRNA (adenosine(37)-N6)-threonylcarbamoyltransferase complex transferase subunit TsaD translates to MTTIFAIETSCDESAAAIVRGREVVASIIASQVDVHRRTGGVVPEVASREHLQALGGVVEACFADSGLGWQDIDAIAFTAAPGLVGSLLMGSMAAKTLALVHARPLIGIHHHEGHIYSAYLSEAALEPPFLCLLVSGGHTSLVDVAAHGKYRILGQTRDDAVGEAYDKVARLLQLGYPGGPAIDKLALTGNPRAFNLPAGRVESPYDTSFSGLKTAVLRLAEKHALQNLPLDPADLAASFQRTIVEALAVRVERALVDLGYRTVVVAGGVSANRGLRERLGALAEQNGWRAIFPPMRYCTDNAAMIACAGVARFEGGYRSPLTLAVQSRLGLEQCGALYAADDL, encoded by the coding sequence ATGACGACGATTTTTGCGATCGAAACCAGCTGCGATGAGAGTGCTGCCGCGATTGTCCGGGGCCGCGAGGTCGTAGCATCGATCATTGCCTCGCAGGTAGACGTGCATCGGCGCACGGGCGGAGTCGTCCCGGAAGTTGCCTCCCGCGAGCACCTGCAGGCTCTTGGCGGCGTGGTGGAAGCCTGCTTTGCCGATAGTGGCCTCGGCTGGCAGGACATCGACGCTATTGCCTTTACCGCCGCCCCCGGCCTGGTGGGCTCTTTGTTGATGGGTTCGATGGCAGCGAAGACCCTGGCTCTCGTTCACGCCAGACCGCTCATCGGCATTCACCACCACGAAGGCCACATCTATTCGGCCTACCTGAGCGAAGCTGCCCTCGAACCGCCCTTTCTCTGCCTGCTCGTCTCCGGTGGCCATACCAGCCTGGTGGACGTGGCTGCCCACGGCAAATATCGCATTCTGGGTCAAACTCGCGACGACGCGGTGGGTGAAGCCTACGACAAGGTGGCCCGGCTGTTGCAGTTGGGCTATCCCGGCGGCCCGGCGATCGACAAGCTCGCCCTCACGGGCAACCCCCGCGCCTTCAACCTGCCCGCAGGCCGGGTCGAATCGCCCTACGACACCAGCTTCAGCGGCCTCAAGACCGCCGTCCTGCGCCTGGCCGAAAAGCACGCCCTCCAGAATCTGCCCCTCGATCCCGCCGATCTGGCTGCCAGCTTCCAGCGCACGATTGTCGAAGCGCTGGCGGTGCGCGTCGAGCGGGCGCTGGTGGATCTGGGGTACCGCACCGTCGTCGTCGCCGGGGGCGTCTCCGCCAACCGGGGGCTGCGCGAGCGGCTGGGCGCGCTGGCTGAGCAAAATGGCTGGCGGGCGATCTTTCCGCCGATGCGCTATTGCACCGACAACGCCGCGATGATCGCCTGTGCCGGTGTCGCCCGCTTCGAGGGCGGCTACCGCTCTCCCCTCACTCTGGCTGTGCAATCGCGGTTGGGGCTGGAGCAGTGCGGCGCACTCTACGCAGCCGACGATCTCTAA
- a CDS encoding PIN/TRAM domain-containing protein: MFDAAIICLFILAGAGIGFHIVAFLPTSWTANVDVSGLRWVTLGFGFVFGAALGALVRSGYRRLERNIREMPSDALLTRSIGLVGGLLLANFLLGPIFLFPFPDQLAFIKFLASILASLVFAYLGMTLADVHGQAFLRRLNIATIKGGTEPGQFQSMSLAKIVDTSCIIDGRLEELFATAFLEGFLVVPRFVLDELQLLADSADAEKRARGRRGLDILSQLQSRFNDRLILHELDYPKLTTVDAKLVRLAQDLEGALVTNDYNLNKVASLQGLKVLNINELANVLKPRFLPGDLLQVKILREGKEPHQGVAYLDDGTMVVVEEGSGHIGEQASVSVTSALQTSAGRMIFARLQSRPAPKL, from the coding sequence ATGTTTGATGCTGCGATTATTTGCTTGTTCATCCTAGCAGGCGCGGGGATCGGTTTTCACATCGTCGCTTTCCTGCCCACTTCCTGGACAGCAAATGTCGATGTCAGCGGCCTGCGCTGGGTAACCCTCGGTTTTGGTTTCGTCTTCGGAGCAGCCCTCGGAGCGCTGGTGCGCTCGGGCTATCGCCGCCTTGAGCGCAACATCCGCGAGATGCCGAGTGACGCGCTCCTTACCCGCTCGATTGGGCTGGTAGGCGGGTTGCTGCTCGCCAATTTTTTGCTCGGACCGATTTTTCTATTTCCGTTTCCGGATCAGCTCGCCTTTATCAAGTTTTTGGCATCGATTCTGGCGAGCCTCGTATTTGCCTATCTTGGGATGACCCTCGCCGACGTCCACGGCCAGGCTTTCCTGCGCCGCCTGAACATTGCCACCATCAAGGGCGGCACCGAACCTGGCCAGTTCCAGAGCATGTCTCTGGCAAAGATCGTAGATACTAGCTGCATCATCGATGGCCGCCTCGAAGAGTTGTTCGCCACCGCTTTTCTCGAAGGGTTTCTCGTCGTACCCCGCTTCGTCCTCGACGAGTTGCAACTGCTCGCCGACAGCGCCGACGCCGAAAAGCGGGCCCGAGGACGGCGTGGCCTCGACATCTTGAGCCAGTTGCAGTCGCGCTTCAACGACCGGCTCATCCTACACGAACTGGACTATCCAAAGCTCACCACCGTCGATGCCAAGCTCGTGCGCCTCGCCCAGGATCTCGAAGGGGCGCTCGTCACCAACGACTACAACCTCAACAAGGTAGCGAGCCTCCAGGGCCTCAAGGTGCTCAACATCAACGAACTGGCGAACGTTCTCAAGCCCCGCTTTTTGCCCGGCGACCTGTTGCAGGTAAAGATCCTGCGCGAAGGCAAGGAACCCCATCAGGGCGTGGCTTACCTCGACGACGGCACGATGGTCGTCGTCGAAGAAGGCAGCGGGCATATCGGCGAACAGGCGAGCGTGTCAGTAACTTCTGCCCTGCAGACGAGTGCCGGACGGATGATCTTTGCCCGCCTGCAGAGTCGGCCCGCGCCTAAGCTCTAG
- a CDS encoding HAD-IA family hydrolase, with amino-acid sequence MKAVLFDAVGTLFAVRGSVGAIYSEQARPFGIEVDPLTIEKRFRQAFAARRAPAADARQWWHQLLVQIFADTNFPEFERYFEQVWHYFATAAAWQLFPETAHVLKVLRERHLRLAVVSNFDERLYPVLRALDLASYFEAVAISTEVGFAKPDPRLFVYALQQLGCTADEAVHVGDSPEDVIGAEAAGIRAFKVVRDAEPEADAISSLTQLMERF; translated from the coding sequence ATGAAGGCCGTCCTCTTCGACGCTGTGGGCACGCTGTTCGCTGTCCGGGGATCGGTGGGAGCCATCTACAGTGAGCAGGCCCGCCCCTTCGGTATCGAAGTGGACCCCCTCACGATCGAAAAGCGCTTTCGGCAGGCTTTTGCCGCTCGGCGTGCCCCCGCTGCCGATGCCCGGCAGTGGTGGCACCAGTTGCTTGTCCAGATTTTTGCTGACACCAATTTTCCTGAGTTTGAGCGCTACTTCGAGCAGGTCTGGCATTACTTTGCCACCGCCGCTGCCTGGCAGCTTTTTCCAGAAACCGCCCATGTCTTAAAGGTGCTACGTGAGCGTCACCTGCGACTGGCGGTCGTCTCTAACTTCGACGAGCGACTCTATCCGGTGCTGCGCGCCCTCGATCTCGCTTCTTACTTTGAGGCAGTCGCCATCTCCACCGAAGTCGGCTTTGCCAAGCCCGATCCGCGCTTGTTTGTCTATGCCCTGCAGCAGTTGGGTTGCACCGCCGATGAAGCCGTACACGTCGGCGATTCGCCTGAGGATGTGATTGGCGCTGAAGCCGCCGGAATCCGGGCTTTCAAGGTTGTCCGCGACGCAGAACCAGAAGCCGATGCGATCAGCTCCCTCACCCAGTTGATGGAGAGATTCTAA
- the mreD gene encoding rod shape-determining protein MreD, which yields MLALLAPVPSWAIAGSSVDRPLIWIVCFSVRRTLLIAGVAGLTISRAQDGITVARPTHTLDLALAAVLTAHLEKQRFIWEDFISMVLIILPWRCSRKPA from the coding sequence TTGCTGGCGCTTCTTGCTCCGGTCCCAAGTTGGGCGATCGCTGGGAGCAGCGTCGATCGGCCCCTCATCTGGATTGTTTGTTTTAGCGTTCGGCGCACACTGCTGATAGCGGGAGTAGCAGGACTGACCATAAGCCGGGCCCAAGACGGCATCACCGTGGCCCGTCCCACCCACACCTTAGACCTGGCGCTTGCTGCCGTGCTCACCGCCCACCTTGAAAAACAGCGCTTCATCTGGGAGGACTTTATCTCGATGGTGCTCATCATTTTGCCGTGGCGGTGCTCTCGGAAACCTGCATGA
- a CDS encoding sugar phosphate nucleotidyltransferase, producing MKAFVLAAGKGTRLRPFTDDIPKPLVPVLNKPVMARILELCRTHGIDQAVANLHYKGDKISHLFGDGSQFGVQLQYSWEKDLMGTAGGVRRQADFLSDQTFLVISGDVVTDIDLTRLVEFHRQSGAIATMATKEVGDPSRFGIVVTDESGRIQSFQEKPAPGTEKSNLANTGIYIFEPEVFDWIPKDQVYDFGKDLFPALVAAGAPVYSMRTGAYWSDVGTLGQYLYTHWDLLTHPHLKQRIGEGTVIEPGAIVSSHALIGDNCHIEKGAVVLGYSCIGNGCVVRSGATVFDSIVWAAEQLSLTVACELVRSICGDNKQVALGVPTL from the coding sequence ATGAAGGCTTTCGTGCTCGCCGCCGGCAAGGGAACTCGTCTGCGCCCCTTTACCGATGACATTCCCAAGCCGCTGGTGCCCGTACTCAATAAGCCCGTGATGGCCCGCATTCTTGAGTTGTGCCGCACCCACGGGATAGACCAGGCTGTTGCCAACCTCCACTACAAAGGGGATAAAATCAGTCACCTTTTTGGTGACGGTTCCCAGTTCGGCGTGCAGCTGCAGTACTCCTGGGAGAAAGATCTGATGGGTACGGCGGGCGGTGTGCGCCGTCAGGCAGACTTTCTTTCAGACCAGACATTTTTGGTGATTTCAGGCGACGTTGTCACCGACATTGACCTGACGCGCCTGGTCGAATTCCATCGCCAGAGCGGAGCGATTGCGACGATGGCGACCAAAGAAGTAGGCGATCCGAGCCGCTTCGGTATCGTCGTCACCGATGAATCTGGCCGCATTCAATCTTTCCAGGAAAAGCCCGCTCCCGGCACCGAAAAATCTAATCTGGCCAATACCGGCATCTATATTTTCGAGCCCGAAGTTTTCGACTGGATTCCAAAAGATCAGGTATATGACTTTGGCAAAGACCTGTTCCCGGCTCTAGTGGCAGCCGGTGCGCCGGTCTATTCGATGCGCACCGGCGCGTACTGGTCCGATGTCGGCACCCTCGGTCAGTACCTTTATACCCACTGGGATCTGCTCACCCATCCCCACCTTAAGCAGCGCATCGGCGAAGGTACGGTGATCGAGCCGGGGGCAATCGTCTCAAGCCACGCCCTCATCGGCGACAACTGCCACATCGAAAAAGGAGCGGTCGTGCTGGGCTACAGTTGCATCGGCAACGGCTGCGTCGTGCGCTCTGGGGCGACGGTCTTTGACAGCATCGTCTGGGCTGCCGAACAGTTGTCCCTCACGGTGGCCTGCGAACTGGTGCGCTCGATCTGCGGCGACAACAAGCAGGTCGCCCTCGGCGTCCCCACCCTCTAA
- a CDS encoding MOSC domain-containing protein, translating into MSNIVVSGLNVYPVKSCRGIALQTAELDARGICFDRQWMVVDDEGKFITQRTHSRLALVETALSDAQLHLKFPDTSALAFSLEAQPGPTLTVEVWGSYCQAIDQGKMAAEAFSDLLAQNCRLVRMAPEWVRPVNPKYAPAGSQVGFADGYPLLVVSEASLADLNSRLAASLPMERFRPNLVLSGTAPYAEDSWHQIRIGEVALQAAKPCVRCKITTIEQHTAVEQGPEPLRTLMSYRRIEGGPIFGQNYVHLDPGRIDVGDPVVPLAARV; encoded by the coding sequence ATGAGCAACATCGTCGTCAGCGGCCTGAACGTCTATCCGGTCAAATCCTGCCGGGGCATTGCCCTCCAGACGGCGGAGCTGGACGCACGGGGCATTTGCTTCGACCGCCAGTGGATGGTCGTAGACGACGAGGGCAAATTCATTACTCAGCGCACCCACTCCCGCCTCGCCCTGGTCGAAACGGCCCTCAGCGATGCGCAGTTGCACCTGAAGTTTCCAGACACAAGTGCGCTCGCATTTTCCCTCGAAGCGCAGCCGGGACCGACGCTCACGGTCGAGGTCTGGGGATCGTACTGCCAGGCCATCGACCAGGGCAAAATGGCAGCGGAAGCCTTCAGCGACTTACTGGCACAAAATTGCCGACTGGTGCGCATGGCTCCCGAGTGGGTGCGGCCTGTCAACCCAAAGTATGCGCCCGCCGGTTCCCAGGTGGGCTTTGCCGACGGCTATCCGCTGCTGGTTGTTTCGGAGGCGTCGCTTGCGGATCTCAATAGCCGCCTGGCTGCTTCTCTGCCGATGGAGCGCTTTCGGCCCAATCTGGTCTTGAGCGGTACAGCGCCCTACGCCGAGGATAGCTGGCATCAAATTCGCATCGGTGAAGTTGCCCTGCAGGCGGCGAAGCCCTGTGTGCGCTGCAAGATCACGACGATCGAGCAGCACACGGCTGTAGAACAGGGACCGGAACCCTTGCGCACCCTGATGAGCTATCGGCGAATCGAGGGTGGCCCGATCTTTGGCCAGAACTACGTTCACCTCGATCCTGGCCGGATTGACGTAGGCGATCCGGTCGTACCGCTCGCCGCACGGGTCTGA
- the hemW gene encoding radical SAM family heme chaperone HemW, which produces MTVGTEALMGKYVDYLLREIAFTPAAHYPLQTIYLGGGTPSLLTAEQLERILGALAARFGIAPDAEISLEANPGTFDLVKLKAFQRAGVNRLSLGVQAFQPHLLKLCGRSHDLRDVFDAIEQIQRAGFANFNLDLIFGLPHQSPEDWEHSLTQALAAQPAHISLYDLILEEQTPFGRRYRSGQAPLPDEEQTVQMYLRTRERLIAAGYEHYEISNFARPGRQCRHNQVYWHNRPYYGIGNGATGYVWGARVERPRRMHDYFLWVEAGQFTIAEAMGSDEELSDTLLLGLRLLAGVELSALQQRFGSAAVENLCAVLQPAFAAGWLLYDEGRLRLSVPDGLLLSNEVFTLLV; this is translated from the coding sequence GTGACCGTCGGCACAGAGGCGCTGATGGGCAAGTACGTCGATTACCTGCTGCGCGAGATCGCCTTTACCCCGGCGGCCCATTATCCGCTGCAGACGATCTATCTCGGGGGCGGCACACCGTCGCTGCTCACCGCTGAGCAGCTTGAGCGCATTCTGGGGGCGCTCGCCGCCCGCTTTGGGATTGCTCCCGACGCAGAAATTTCGCTGGAGGCCAACCCCGGCACATTTGATCTGGTCAAGCTCAAAGCCTTTCAAAGGGCCGGTGTCAATCGGCTGAGCCTGGGGGTGCAGGCATTCCAGCCCCATCTGCTGAAACTCTGTGGCCGCTCCCACGACCTTAGAGACGTCTTCGACGCGATCGAGCAGATCCAGCGCGCCGGTTTTGCGAACTTCAACCTCGATCTGATCTTCGGACTGCCGCACCAGAGCCCCGAGGACTGGGAGCACTCGCTCACCCAGGCGCTCGCCGCCCAACCGGCGCACATCTCCCTGTACGATCTGATCCTCGAAGAGCAGACTCCCTTTGGCCGCCGGTACAGGAGCGGCCAGGCTCCGCTACCGGACGAAGAGCAGACGGTGCAGATGTACCTGAGAACGCGCGAGCGGCTCATCGCGGCGGGCTATGAGCACTACGAGATATCCAACTTTGCCCGGCCCGGCCGTCAGTGCCGCCACAATCAGGTCTACTGGCACAACCGGCCCTACTACGGCATCGGCAACGGAGCCACCGGCTATGTCTGGGGGGCGCGAGTCGAGCGGCCCCGGCGGATGCATGATTACTTCTTATGGGTAGAAGCAGGACAGTTCACAATTGCTGAAGCGATGGGTTCTGACGAAGAATTGTCAGATACTTTGCTGCTGGGGCTGCGCCTGCTCGCCGGTGTAGAACTGTCTGCGCTCCAGCAGCGCTTCGGCTCGGCGGCTGTCGAAAATCTGTGTGCTGTGCTACAGCCGGCCTTCGCTGCCGGTTGGCTGTTGTACGACGAAGGGCGATTGCGCCTGAGCGTCCCCGACGGGCTGCTGCTGTCCAACGAAGTCTTCACCCTTTTGGTATAG
- the gyrA gene encoding DNA gyrase subunit A, translating to MTIIPTNLRNEMQRSYLEYAMSVIVGRALPDVRDGLKPVHRRILFGMHELGMSPDRPYRKCARVVGDVLGKYHPHGDTAVYDALVRLAQDFSTRYLLIDGHGNFGSVDNDPPAAMRYTECRLTALARDTLLADLEAETVDFIDNFDGSQQEPIVLPARLPQLLLNGSAGIAVGMATNIPPHNLGELVDGLGALIANPDLSVLELTRYVTGPDFPTGGTILGQSGIREAYTTGRGSITMRGVANIETIQLRGRPEREAIVITELPYQVCKAALIEKIAELVNDKRIDGISDIRDESDRDGLRVVIELKRDAYPRVVLNNLYKLTPLQTNFGCNMLALVDGEPRLLDLKEFLQTFLDFRIEVITRRTRFELRKAQERDHLLQGQLIALANLEEVIALIRAADDTATARLQLVERFALSETQAEAILQLQLRRLTGLEASRIEAEHQELLIKIADLTDVLNRRERINEIIRTELTQARQRFGDTRRTVIVKADGEIDDADLIANQEMVVLLTQQGYIKRLPVDTFDRQRRATRGKSGARMREDDVVDYFITCCNHDTVLFFTNRGVVYGLRGYQIPAGSRTAKGTPIVQLLPIPIEEKVTSIVPVQDFASDDYLVMLTRAGYIKKTALAAFANLRANGLIAIGLEEGDELRWVRRARAQDDILVGSRAGMAIRFRADEDQLRALGRTARGVKSMELRKNDELVSMDILSCEQRERAEANGDCGPWVLVVTAGGFGKRVPFSEFRAQNRGGMGVIATKFRDEGDELAALRVVGCEEELMIVTARGVIIRQHGDEISQQSRAATGVRVQRLDEDDTIVGVAVVPESEESTAIACAPEEEAEEE from the coding sequence ATGACGATCATCCCGACCAACCTGCGCAACGAGATGCAGCGCTCGTACCTCGAGTACGCGATGAGTGTCATTGTTGGGCGCGCTCTGCCCGACGTGCGCGACGGTCTCAAACCCGTTCATCGCCGTATTTTATTTGGGATGCACGAGTTGGGCATGAGCCCCGACCGGCCCTACCGCAAGTGTGCCCGCGTCGTGGGCGACGTGCTGGGCAAGTATCATCCCCACGGCGATACGGCAGTCTACGACGCGCTGGTGCGGCTGGCGCAAGATTTTTCGACCCGGTATCTGCTGATCGATGGCCACGGCAACTTTGGTTCGGTCGATAACGATCCGCCGGCGGCGATGCGCTATACCGAGTGTCGGCTCACGGCGCTCGCCCGCGACACGCTGCTTGCGGACCTTGAGGCGGAGACGGTCGATTTTATCGACAACTTCGACGGCTCCCAGCAGGAGCCGATCGTTCTACCGGCGCGGTTGCCGCAACTGCTGCTAAACGGCAGCGCCGGGATCGCCGTCGGCATGGCGACGAACATTCCGCCCCACAACCTGGGCGAACTGGTCGATGGGCTGGGTGCGCTGATTGCCAATCCGGATCTGAGCGTGCTCGAACTGACGCGCTACGTCACAGGACCGGACTTTCCCACAGGCGGCACGATTTTGGGCCAGTCGGGCATCCGCGAAGCTTACACCACTGGCCGGGGCTCGATCACGATGCGCGGGGTGGCCAACATCGAGACGATTCAGTTGCGCGGGCGGCCCGAGCGCGAGGCGATCGTGATCACCGAGTTGCCCTACCAGGTGTGCAAGGCAGCGCTGATCGAAAAGATCGCCGAACTGGTCAACGACAAGCGCATCGACGGCATCAGCGACATCCGCGACGAGTCCGACCGCGACGGTTTGCGGGTGGTGATCGAATTGAAGCGCGACGCCTACCCGAGGGTAGTGCTCAACAACCTCTACAAGCTCACACCGCTGCAGACCAACTTTGGCTGCAACATGCTCGCCCTGGTGGACGGCGAGCCGCGCCTGCTCGATCTCAAAGAGTTCTTGCAGACGTTTCTTGATTTTCGGATCGAGGTGATCACCCGGCGCACCCGCTTCGAGTTGCGCAAGGCGCAGGAGCGCGATCACCTCCTGCAGGGCCAGCTGATTGCCCTCGCCAACCTCGAAGAAGTGATCGCTCTCATTCGGGCTGCCGATGACACAGCGACGGCCCGCCTCCAGCTGGTCGAGCGCTTTGCCCTCTCTGAGACCCAGGCTGAGGCGATCTTGCAGCTGCAGCTCAGGCGGCTCACGGGACTGGAGGCGAGTCGCATCGAGGCGGAGCACCAGGAGTTGCTCATCAAGATCGCCGATCTGACCGACGTGCTCAACCGCCGCGAGCGGATCAACGAGATCATCCGCACCGAGCTGACCCAGGCCCGCCAGCGCTTCGGCGACACCCGCCGCACCGTGATCGTCAAGGCCGACGGCGAGATCGACGATGCCGACTTGATCGCCAACCAGGAGATGGTCGTCCTCCTGACCCAGCAGGGCTACATCAAGCGCCTGCCGGTCGATACCTTCGATCGCCAGCGGCGGGCGACGCGGGGCAAATCCGGTGCGCGGATGCGCGAGGACGATGTGGTCGATTACTTCATCACCTGCTGCAACCACGACACGGTGCTCTTTTTCACCAACCGGGGCGTGGTTTATGGCCTCAGGGGCTACCAGATCCCGGCGGGCTCGCGCACGGCCAAAGGAACGCCCATCGTGCAGTTGTTGCCGATTCCGATCGAAGAAAAGGTGACCTCGATCGTGCCGGTACAGGACTTTGCGAGCGACGACTACCTGGTGATGCTCACCCGCGCCGGTTACATCAAAAAGACCGCCCTCGCCGCCTTCGCCAACCTCAGGGCCAACGGTCTTATCGCCATTGGCCTTGAAGAGGGCGACGAACTGCGCTGGGTGCGCCGCGCCCGTGCCCAGGACGACATTCTCGTAGGCTCACGCGCCGGTATGGCGATTCGCTTCCGGGCCGACGAAGACCAGTTGCGCGCCCTGGGCCGCACCGCGCGCGGCGTCAAGTCGATGGAATTGCGCAAGAACGACGAGCTGGTGAGCATGGATATCTTGAGTTGCGAGCAGCGCGAGCGGGCCGAGGCCAACGGCGACTGCGGCCCGTGGGTGCTTGTCGTCACCGCCGGTGGCTTCGGTAAGCGGGTGCCCTTCAGCGAGTTTCGCGCCCAGAACCGGGGTGGCATGGGAGTGATCGCCACCAAGTTCCGCGACGAGGGCGATGAGCTGGCGGCGCTGCGCGTCGTCGGCTGCGAAGAAGAACTGATGATCGTTACCGCACGCGGGGTAATCATCCGCCAGCACGGCGACGAAATTTCGCAGCAGTCGCGGGCGGCCACCGGCGTCAGGGTGCAGCGGCTCGACGAGGACGACACGATCGTGGGCGTCGCCGTCGTGCCCGAATCAGAAGAAAGTACAGCGATTGCCTGTGCCCCCGAGGAGGAAGCAGAGGAGGAGTAA